The following coding sequences lie in one Synechococcus sp. PCC 7336 genomic window:
- a CDS encoding TldD/PmbA family protein yields MTTNIQALATQARDIADKLGIRKFDISGSSVDENSVRVDRGEPKQVKASNRSSITVRVWNEAQTVGIASTTDTDPTGLELSLKTAAEASAFGVKDHAPDFSPEATVQLPDYDNTYLPQAPVAKSIETLAEAERELLEAHEAIAGVPYNGLSQRDIERFYLNSDGAERYEAGSYASVYLYSKTEQKGKKPRSAGAFRVDLGLDKLDVSGCVKEAADKTISHLNYKQIETGKYTVVFSAEAFLSLFGAFSNIFNAQSILDNRSLSTPDSLGTVIASPLLSVDDNELDPNNVSPSHFDGEGTPTRRLPLIARGVLSNFMHSAGTAKRMHAKPTGHANLGAKVTVSGNFTCVYPGEPAATEYSIETADNVIWIDEIKALHAGVSALEGSFSLPFDGWIVEQGQPVSIESATVAGDFRELLKSIVYVEKEAEVTPGGVCPRIWVEGLSITGD; encoded by the coding sequence ATGACAACCAATATTCAGGCACTTGCTACCCAAGCCCGAGACATCGCAGACAAACTCGGCATTCGCAAATTCGATATTTCTGGTTCCTCCGTGGACGAAAACAGCGTCCGAGTGGACCGAGGAGAGCCCAAGCAAGTCAAGGCATCTAACCGGTCCAGCATTACCGTGCGGGTTTGGAATGAAGCCCAGACCGTCGGCATCGCCTCCACCACCGACACCGATCCGACCGGCCTGGAACTCTCCCTCAAAACCGCTGCCGAGGCCAGTGCTTTTGGCGTCAAAGACCATGCCCCCGACTTCAGCCCGGAAGCCACAGTCCAGTTGCCCGACTACGACAACACCTACCTGCCTCAGGCTCCAGTTGCCAAGTCGATCGAAACACTGGCAGAAGCCGAACGGGAGCTGTTAGAGGCCCACGAGGCGATCGCGGGGGTGCCCTATAACGGCCTCTCCCAGCGAGATATAGAACGCTTTTATCTCAATAGCGATGGAGCTGAACGGTACGAGGCGGGATCTTACGCATCGGTCTACCTCTATAGCAAGACCGAACAGAAGGGCAAAAAGCCTCGCAGTGCCGGAGCCTTCCGGGTGGATCTCGGCTTAGACAAGTTGGATGTTTCCGGCTGTGTCAAGGAGGCGGCAGACAAAACCATCAGCCACCTCAACTACAAACAGATTGAAACGGGCAAATATACCGTCGTTTTTTCTGCCGAAGCCTTTCTCAGCCTGTTCGGCGCCTTCTCGAATATCTTCAACGCCCAGAGCATTCTCGACAACCGCAGCCTATCGACTCCCGACTCCCTCGGTACTGTCATCGCCTCTCCCCTGCTGTCTGTGGACGACAACGAACTCGACCCCAATAATGTCTCCCCCAGCCACTTCGATGGCGAAGGCACCCCCACCCGCCGACTGCCTCTGATCGCGCGGGGAGTGCTGAGCAATTTCATGCACAGTGCTGGCACTGCCAAGCGCATGCATGCCAAGCCCACCGGCCATGCCAACCTGGGTGCAAAAGTGACTGTGAGCGGCAACTTCACCTGCGTTTATCCCGGCGAGCCTGCTGCCACTGAATACAGTATCGAGACTGCCGATAATGTTATTTGGATTGACGAGATTAAGGCTCTGCATGCAGGCGTGAGTGCGCTGGAGGGGTCTTTCTCACTGCCGTTCGATGGTTGGATTGTCGAGCAGGGCCAGCCCGTCAGTATTGA
- the ruvA gene encoding Holliday junction branch migration protein RuvA — MIAFLRGELVAVQRGDRSSVTLNVNGVGYRLMVPQRLLQQMPAIGDTVQVFTHLAVRETEMVLYGFESSAERDLFTELIKVSGVGPALGVALLNTLNLEELVRAVVTENVRMLSLTPGVGKKTAQRLVLELKTRLSTWRQEADVPVAAAGGPPSSIYGEVEMALLALGYSPSQAVKALQAVGQQQGDRLGQSVEDWLRTAIAYLSQESV; from the coding sequence ATGATTGCATTTTTGCGAGGGGAACTGGTAGCGGTGCAGCGGGGCGATCGCAGCAGTGTCACCCTGAATGTGAATGGCGTGGGGTATCGCCTGATGGTTCCCCAACGGCTGTTGCAACAGATGCCCGCAATCGGCGACACCGTGCAGGTGTTTACCCATTTGGCGGTACGAGAGACTGAGATGGTGTTGTATGGCTTTGAGTCATCGGCAGAGCGAGACTTGTTTACGGAACTGATCAAGGTGTCGGGGGTAGGGCCAGCCTTGGGGGTTGCGTTACTCAACACACTGAATCTGGAGGAATTAGTACGGGCAGTGGTGACTGAAAACGTACGCATGCTGAGTTTGACCCCTGGCGTTGGCAAAAAAACGGCTCAGCGGCTGGTGCTGGAACTCAAAACCCGTCTCTCCACCTGGCGACAGGAGGCAGATGTGCCGGTGGCGGCAGCCGGGGGACCGCCCAGTTCGATTTATGGAGAAGTGGAAATGGCGCTGCTGGCCTTGGGCTACAGTCCCAGTCAGGCGGTGAAGGCGTTACAAGCGGTGGGACAGCAGCAGGGCGATCGCCTCGGTCAATCGGTCGAAGACTGGCTGCGTACCGCAATCGCCTATCTCAGTCAGGAATCGGTGTAG